A window of the Nitrospirota bacterium genome harbors these coding sequences:
- a CDS encoding cytochrome c, with amino-acid sequence MKNIGKFLLTVGAILTPAIANAADKKGNVEEGKKLYAQFCSNCHGAMGKGDGPAAAVLNPKPADHSDAAKMCEITDDILFKVIKDGGASIGKSPVMPAWGPQLKDDQKVQDLVAFVRSLNVKGCKGKAGGGDKKKEPEKKK; translated from the coding sequence ATGAAAAATATTGGAAAGTTCTTGTTGACTGTGGGAGCGATATTGACTCCCGCGATCGCAAACGCAGCGGACAAGAAGGGCAACGTCGAAGAAGGAAAGAAACTCTACGCGCAATTCTGCTCAAATTGTCATGGCGCGATGGGGAAAGGCGACGGGCCGGCGGCTGCGGTCCTCAATCCCAAGCCGGCCGATCACAGCGATGCAGCTAAGATGTGCGAGATCACCGATGATATTCTCTTCAAGGTGATCAAGGATGGAGGCGCTTCCATAGGCAAGTCCCCCGTAATGCCCGCCTGGGGCCCCCAACTCAAGGACGATCAGAAAGTTCAGGACCTCGTCGCATTCGTCCGGAGCCTTAATGTGAAAGGCTGCAAGGGCAAGGCCGGCGGGGGCGACAAGAAGAAAGAGCCCGAGAAGAAGAAATAG
- a CDS encoding glycosyltransferase, which yields MMTPDERSQLFTQVEEQLRKNEGERALEGLDRLISVHPEDLSLLYLATRVCNVLGCETDYRDRLFRNADWPETAPPVPPLQFLAPATREPILSLVTSTWNRANSLSRLLDSLGRHTGAPFELIVSDNNSADGTLEMLAQRRTTFPWLGAVLFSGHSSTLDAYRTGTERARGRMIGYLADDLEVEPHWDRQITETLISRSEVGIATPVVLDPGRQTGFLGSCVPYVSRRHPWLNRHGTSVAADDSTPMSVTLPDRPMEVEGAAYPFLRRDLLTKVPIFDPRFIHVWDNDLALEMRSRGYRIQVCPQSRVIDHDASRSESDERQVVHSETFFEELYANPDRALSRLASPDSRPMRYLHDDFLLECKWTAFRVAPCSRGRRRAFRATG from the coding sequence ATGATGACGCCTGATGAGCGATCTCAGCTCTTCACGCAAGTGGAAGAGCAACTCCGAAAAAATGAGGGCGAGCGCGCATTGGAGGGGTTGGACCGGCTGATCTCAGTCCACCCGGAAGACCTCTCCCTGCTCTATCTCGCCACCCGCGTCTGCAACGTTCTGGGATGCGAAACCGACTACCGGGACCGCCTCTTCCGGAATGCCGACTGGCCGGAAACGGCTCCACCGGTCCCACCTCTCCAATTCCTGGCGCCCGCGACACGCGAGCCGATCCTCTCCCTGGTTACGTCGACCTGGAATAGAGCAAACTCTCTGTCACGGCTCCTCGACAGCCTCGGTCGGCATACAGGAGCGCCTTTCGAACTCATCGTGTCCGACAACAACAGTGCGGATGGGACCCTTGAAATGCTCGCCCAACGGCGCACCACCTTTCCCTGGCTTGGCGCGGTCCTGTTTTCAGGCCATTCCTCCACGCTCGATGCGTATCGCACGGGCACGGAGCGGGCACGGGGGCGGATGATCGGATATCTCGCCGATGACCTTGAGGTTGAGCCACACTGGGACCGGCAGATCACGGAAACACTGATTTCAAGATCGGAGGTCGGCATTGCCACGCCCGTTGTCCTGGATCCCGGCCGTCAGACCGGTTTCCTCGGCTCGTGCGTTCCCTATGTCAGCCGCAGACACCCATGGCTCAATCGCCACGGTACATCGGTCGCCGCGGACGATTCCACACCCATGTCCGTCACCCTTCCCGATCGTCCGATGGAGGTGGAGGGCGCGGCCTATCCATTCCTCAGGAGGGATCTCCTCACGAAGGTGCCCATTTTCGACCCCCGCTTTATCCATGTGTGGGACAACGACCTGGCGCTTGAAATGCGCTCCCGTGGATACAGAATCCAAGTCTGCCCGCAAAGCCGCGTCATCGACCACGATGCTTCGCGCTCCGAAAGCGATGAGCGCCAGGTCGTCCACAGTGAGACGTTCTTCGAAGAACTCTATGCGAATCCGGACCGGGCGCTATCGCGATTGGCATCGCCGGACAGCCGTCCCATGCGATATCTCCACGACGATTTTCTACTGGAGTGCAAATGGACGGCGTTTAGGGTGGCTCCCTGTTCCCGTGGCCGACGGAGGGCGTTTCGGGCTACGGGATGA
- a CDS encoding acyl-CoA dehydrogenase family protein, with protein MNREAISSLVQSAEDLCTLGLKHLAAEARDGKDISVPKLDRHQVTAYDLAYLCAEIQAARHTLTHADRVQRSSEDGRLEGLLAETFAAEVVHDVGQTLSRRPTEFGLSDSQIRSALLQSPRSEELQAAQSPSRYEEISQELRKRGGGGSYGLSEEQQLMRDAFKKFADTKVRAVAEKVHRHDELTPEPIIKELAEMGCFGLSIPQKYGGFQSDDKPDNMGMVIVTEELSRGSLGVSGSLITRPEILAKALLKGGTEAQKKKWLPLMASGEKMVAVGATEPDYGSDVAAMKCAATQTKGGWLINGAKMWCTFAGRAEIMMILARTDPDMSKKHRGLSILMAEKPAFSGHNFEYKQEGGGKVAGRAIGTIGYRGMHSYELHFDNYFVPNENLIGEKDGLGKGFYLQMEGFSGGRLQTAARANGVMQAAFEKALSYSQERKVFGLPIFDYQLTQYKLARMAMLIQASRQFTYAVARMFDEGKGQMEGSMVKFFAGKISEWVTREALQIHGGMGYAEEYDVSRYYVDSRVFSIFEGAEEVLALRVIARSLVEQQLKGK; from the coding sequence ATGAACAGGGAAGCGATTTCGAGTCTCGTCCAATCCGCTGAAGATCTCTGCACGCTGGGCTTGAAACACCTCGCAGCGGAAGCCAGGGACGGAAAAGATATCTCCGTTCCCAAGCTCGATCGTCACCAGGTGACCGCCTACGACCTTGCCTATCTGTGCGCAGAGATTCAGGCCGCGCGGCACACCCTTACACACGCCGACCGCGTTCAGAGGAGTTCCGAGGATGGGCGTCTCGAAGGCTTGTTGGCCGAAACGTTCGCGGCCGAGGTAGTACACGATGTCGGGCAGACGCTTTCCCGGCGCCCCACCGAATTTGGTTTGTCGGACTCGCAAATACGCTCCGCCCTCCTTCAGAGTCCGAGGTCGGAAGAGCTTCAAGCCGCCCAGTCGCCGTCGAGGTATGAGGAGATTTCCCAGGAACTGCGGAAAAGGGGGGGCGGGGGAAGCTACGGTCTCTCGGAAGAGCAGCAGCTCATGCGGGACGCCTTCAAGAAGTTTGCCGATACCAAGGTTCGTGCGGTGGCCGAGAAGGTGCACCGTCATGATGAATTGACGCCGGAACCGATCATCAAGGAGCTGGCTGAAATGGGATGTTTCGGCCTCTCCATCCCGCAAAAGTACGGCGGCTTCCAGAGCGATGATAAACCGGACAACATGGGGATGGTGATTGTAACCGAAGAGCTCTCGCGCGGCTCGCTCGGCGTCTCTGGAAGTCTCATAACGCGACCGGAGATTCTGGCGAAAGCGCTCCTGAAGGGCGGCACGGAAGCGCAGAAGAAGAAATGGCTGCCCCTGATGGCCTCGGGCGAGAAGATGGTGGCGGTCGGGGCGACGGAGCCCGACTACGGATCGGACGTCGCCGCGATGAAATGCGCCGCGACCCAGACGAAGGGCGGCTGGCTCATCAACGGCGCCAAGATGTGGTGTACGTTTGCCGGTCGAGCGGAAATCATGATGATTCTTGCGAGGACGGATCCGGACATGTCCAAGAAGCATCGCGGGCTTTCCATTCTGATGGCGGAAAAACCGGCGTTCAGCGGTCACAACTTTGAGTACAAGCAGGAGGGCGGCGGTAAAGTGGCCGGCCGCGCCATCGGGACGATCGGCTATCGCGGCATGCACTCCTATGAGCTCCACTTCGATAACTACTTCGTGCCGAACGAAAACCTGATCGGGGAGAAAGACGGACTCGGAAAAGGTTTCTATCTCCAGATGGAGGGGTTCTCCGGCGGCCGGTTGCAGACGGCTGCGCGGGCGAACGGCGTGATGCAGGCCGCCTTCGAGAAGGCGCTCAGCTATTCGCAGGAGCGAAAGGTCTTCGGACTGCCGATCTTTGATTATCAACTCACCCAGTACAAACTGGCTCGGATGGCCATGCTGATTCAGGCGTCACGGCAGTTCACGTACGCCGTGGCCCGGATGTTCGATGAGGGGAAGGGCCAGATGGAAGGATCGATGGTCAAGTTCTTCGCGGGAAAGATTTCCGAGTGGGTGACCCGGGAGGCCTTGCAGATCCACGGTGGCATGGGCTACGCGGAGGAGTATGATGTATCGAGGTATTATGTGGACTCACGGGTGTTTTCGATTTTCGAGGGCGCGGAGGAAGTATTGGCCCTGCGCGTTATTGCGCGGTCGCTCGTCGAACAGCAGTTGAAGGGGAAGTAA
- the trpD gene encoding anthranilate phosphoribosyltransferase translates to MLPREKALQSLPANSDFLTAVRGFLSREDTSPLGKLLWKVGEGQDLLLDEAQNAVQAIVSDEATDPLRAAFLAALQAKGETEDEIAAFAMTMRNLASPLGIEPSDRLSDTCGTGADGASTFNVSTGIVFILAACGLKIAKHGNRAITSKCGSADLLEALGAKIDLEPSQVRTCLEQTGVGFLFAPKFHTATRKVMTARKELASAGWKTVFNILGPLTNPARPGCQLLGVFKPELVRKMAGVLARMGTRRAVVVWGEVGGGKGIDEVSIVGATRCAELNESHEISDFSVEPHALGLNSATLDQIKGGTPQENKDRLLQVLGSGDPRPIKNFLTINAAAGLYASGKVKSLPDGAKLAMSKIEDGSALKKVHEFVEATHAA, encoded by the coding sequence ATGTTGCCCCGCGAGAAGGCGCTCCAGTCGTTACCGGCAAACTCCGATTTCCTCACCGCCGTTCGAGGCTTCCTGAGCCGGGAGGATACTTCCCCGCTTGGGAAGCTTCTCTGGAAGGTGGGCGAAGGACAAGACCTATTGCTCGATGAGGCGCAGAACGCCGTGCAAGCCATTGTATCCGATGAAGCCACCGACCCCCTTCGCGCGGCGTTTCTGGCTGCACTCCAAGCCAAAGGCGAAACCGAGGATGAAATCGCCGCGTTCGCAATGACCATGCGCAATCTTGCATCCCCTCTGGGGATCGAGCCGTCTGACCGGCTATCCGACACGTGCGGAACCGGGGCGGACGGGGCTTCCACCTTCAACGTGTCGACCGGCATCGTCTTCATCCTCGCCGCGTGCGGTCTCAAGATTGCGAAGCACGGCAATCGGGCCATCACGTCCAAGTGCGGCAGCGCGGACCTTCTGGAGGCCCTCGGCGCCAAAATCGATCTCGAACCAAGCCAAGTCAGGACGTGCCTCGAACAGACGGGTGTAGGGTTTCTTTTCGCTCCCAAATTCCACACCGCCACTCGGAAGGTCATGACCGCCCGGAAGGAGCTCGCTTCGGCGGGCTGGAAGACCGTCTTCAACATCCTGGGTCCCCTCACCAACCCCGCCCGGCCAGGATGTCAGCTCCTCGGCGTCTTCAAGCCCGAACTCGTACGTAAGATGGCGGGCGTACTGGCCAGGATGGGCACCCGGAGGGCGGTCGTGGTCTGGGGCGAAGTGGGAGGGGGCAAGGGCATCGATGAAGTTTCGATCGTTGGGGCCACGCGTTGCGCGGAGTTGAACGAGAGTCACGAGATTTCGGATTTCAGCGTTGAGCCTCATGCGCTTGGCCTCAACTCGGCCACGCTTGATCAAATCAAAGGGGGCACACCTCAGGAGAACAAGGACCGGTTGCTCCAGGTTCTTGGCTCAGGCGATCCCCGTCCCATCAAGAATTTTCTTACCATCAATGCGGCCGCGGGACTCTACGCCTCCGGCAAGGTGAAGTCGCTTCCTGACGGCGCCAAGCTGGCCATGTCCAAGATCGAGGACGGCTCGGCTCTCAAGAAAGTTCACGAATTTGTGGAGGCCACGCATGCGGCTTGA
- a CDS encoding MaoC family dehydratase, which produces MEVACEKQAEKAPSLPVQLGANVKVPQYGRYLEEFVAGEVFEHPRGFTLSEAFMLDFATSFMEANPLYLNEEFAKAHGFERRPASPLMLLNLALSQGVQNDSEKAIAHLGYYDVLFLRPAYAGDTIRSLTKVLGRKERGEGKPGIAELRTIGLNQRNEVVVQYDRKVMIPPRGKSAGGSAPKGAGATRFPDLEKPVMHIPQPVGKYPSNLTAPNTYFEDFNVGEIIVHANGRTITDEHYNWTYKTGNTHPLHYDKIYTGGRGGPLSGEPVVYGGLVFNWLAGLASRDVSENALWDFGYTEGYHTQPSVSGDTVYALSRVLHKQDGPAELPEGVVTFQLIGVKGIKSKDALEKYGADLFLKENDKKDLGKEKIAEKIFEIERRLLIKKRSSVS; this is translated from the coding sequence ATCGAAGTGGCCTGCGAAAAGCAGGCGGAGAAGGCGCCATCGCTGCCGGTCCAACTTGGGGCGAATGTGAAGGTGCCGCAGTACGGTCGCTACTTGGAGGAGTTTGTGGCGGGCGAAGTGTTCGAACACCCGAGGGGATTTACCCTCTCGGAGGCCTTCATGCTCGATTTCGCCACGTCGTTCATGGAGGCCAATCCGCTCTATCTCAATGAGGAGTTCGCCAAAGCACACGGCTTCGAGCGACGCCCTGCTTCGCCCCTTATGCTTCTCAATCTTGCGCTTAGCCAGGGCGTGCAGAACGATTCTGAAAAGGCGATTGCGCATCTCGGGTATTACGATGTTCTGTTCCTGCGTCCGGCCTACGCCGGGGACACTATCCGTTCCCTTACGAAAGTGTTGGGACGCAAGGAGCGGGGCGAGGGCAAGCCCGGGATCGCGGAACTTCGCACGATCGGATTGAACCAGCGGAACGAGGTCGTCGTGCAGTACGACCGAAAGGTCATGATCCCGCCGCGAGGGAAATCCGCGGGGGGATCGGCACCCAAGGGGGCGGGGGCAACCCGCTTCCCTGACCTTGAGAAACCGGTCATGCACATTCCTCAACCGGTCGGGAAGTATCCCTCGAATCTGACGGCACCGAATACCTACTTCGAAGATTTCAACGTGGGAGAGATCATCGTCCACGCGAACGGTCGAACCATTACGGACGAGCACTACAACTGGACGTATAAGACCGGCAATACGCATCCGCTCCACTACGACAAGATCTACACGGGGGGCCGCGGGGGTCCCCTTTCGGGTGAGCCGGTGGTCTACGGAGGTCTGGTCTTCAATTGGCTTGCGGGTCTCGCGAGTCGGGATGTCTCCGAGAACGCGCTGTGGGATTTTGGGTACACGGAGGGGTATCATACTCAGCCATCGGTGTCGGGTGACACCGTGTATGCACTGTCGAGAGTCCTCCACAAGCAAGACGGCCCCGCAGAGCTCCCGGAGGGAGTCGTCACGTTTCAGCTCATCGGCGTGAAGGGGATCAAGTCGAAGGATGCTCTCGAAAAATACGGTGCGGATCTTTTTCTTAAAGAAAACGACAAGAAGGATCTCGGCAAGGAGAAGATCGCCGAAAAGATTTTCGAGATTGAGCGCCGGCTCCTGATCAAGAAGAGATCCTCCGTCTCATAG
- a CDS encoding SgcJ/EcaC family oxidoreductase has translation MKKIVLLACILGMASIALAEEKGGRKADEDAIRKAWSDYTVAFNMRIPKNMTAIWSEDGDITNFQGRTAKGRNALETLFADEQATVLKDTRMIMVVPNIRFLKPDLALVDGDATVAGMFSLDGKPLVPQRLIVSSIVAKKDGKWMVLAARESLPGQWAKK, from the coding sequence ATGAAGAAGATTGTTTTGCTGGCGTGTATTCTCGGGATGGCCTCAATCGCCCTGGCTGAGGAGAAGGGAGGCCGGAAGGCGGATGAGGATGCCATCCGCAAGGCGTGGTCGGACTATACGGTGGCGTTCAACATGCGCATCCCGAAAAACATGACTGCCATTTGGAGTGAAGACGGCGACATCACGAATTTTCAGGGACGCACGGCCAAGGGGCGAAATGCTCTGGAGACCCTCTTTGCCGATGAACAGGCGACCGTCCTCAAAGACACGCGGATGATCATGGTCGTTCCGAATATACGCTTCTTGAAGCCGGATCTGGCCTTGGTTGATGGCGACGCGACCGTGGCCGGAATGTTTTCACTCGATGGAAAGCCACTCGTTCCCCAGAGATTGATTGTTTCGTCGATTGTGGCCAAGAAAGACGGGAAGTGGATGGTGCTGGCCGCCCGCGAATCGCTCCCCGGTCAGTGGGCGAAGAAGTAG
- the ccrA gene encoding crotonyl-CoA carboxylase/reductase: MAGKEIFEVADLPPLGVVPGEMYAQVIRAARFGEPKTAFQLERIPIRPLKEDEVLVYVMAAGINYNNVWAARGIPVDVIKARQKQGDPYDFHIGGSDASGIVWAVGSGVRNVKVGDHVVVHCGVWDRKDPFIVKGGDPMFSSTQLIWGYETNWGSFAQYTIVQDHQCLPKPKQLTWEAAAAYMLVGATAYRMLKGWPPQTVQKGDVVLIWGGAGGLGSMAIQIVKAFGGIPVAVVSSDDKAEFCKKLGAKGVINRRNFNHWGMLPHWKDEKSYGEWLQGARAFGKALWDGVGERKNPRIVFDHPGEDTVPTSIFVCDTGGMVVICAGTSGYNAVADLRYLWMRQKRFQGSHFANDEQCAALNHMVAQGMVGPCLSRTFKFDEIPLAHQLMHENKHPSGNMAALVGSPKPGLTDLP, encoded by the coding sequence ATGGCTGGAAAGGAGATCTTTGAGGTCGCGGATCTGCCGCCGCTCGGCGTGGTTCCGGGCGAAATGTACGCCCAGGTGATCCGTGCCGCGCGTTTCGGCGAACCGAAGACCGCCTTCCAGCTCGAACGGATTCCCATCCGGCCGCTCAAAGAAGACGAGGTCCTCGTTTACGTCATGGCGGCCGGGATCAACTACAACAATGTTTGGGCCGCGCGGGGAATTCCAGTGGACGTGATCAAGGCGCGGCAGAAACAGGGCGATCCCTACGACTTTCACATCGGTGGAAGCGATGCGTCGGGAATCGTGTGGGCGGTGGGGAGCGGTGTGCGCAATGTAAAAGTGGGGGATCACGTTGTCGTTCACTGCGGCGTTTGGGACCGGAAGGATCCGTTCATCGTGAAGGGCGGCGATCCGATGTTCAGTTCCACGCAACTGATCTGGGGATACGAGACGAACTGGGGAAGTTTCGCGCAGTACACGATTGTTCAGGACCACCAGTGCCTCCCCAAGCCGAAGCAACTGACGTGGGAAGCGGCCGCGGCCTACATGCTCGTCGGAGCCACCGCGTATCGGATGCTCAAGGGCTGGCCGCCACAAACGGTTCAGAAGGGCGACGTCGTCCTCATCTGGGGCGGGGCGGGCGGTCTCGGAAGCATGGCCATCCAAATCGTGAAAGCGTTTGGTGGAATTCCGGTGGCCGTCGTTTCGAGCGACGACAAGGCTGAGTTTTGCAAGAAACTCGGTGCGAAGGGCGTCATCAACCGCAGAAACTTCAACCATTGGGGCATGCTCCCGCACTGGAAGGATGAGAAGTCATATGGCGAATGGCTCCAGGGCGCCCGGGCTTTTGGGAAAGCTCTCTGGGACGGGGTGGGCGAACGGAAGAATCCTCGGATTGTTTTCGATCATCCCGGAGAGGACACGGTGCCTACGTCGATTTTCGTTTGCGATACGGGTGGCATGGTCGTGATTTGCGCGGGCACGAGCGGATACAACGCCGTAGCGGATCTTCGATACCTCTGGATGCGTCAGAAGCGATTTCAGGGCTCCCATTTTGCGAACGACGAGCAGTGCGCGGCGCTGAATCACATGGTGGCTCAGGGCATGGTGGGCCCGTGTCTTTCGCGGACGTTCAAATTCGACGAGATCCCTTTGGCCCACCAGCTCATGCACGAGAACAAGCACCCCAGCGGCAACATGGCCGCCCTCGTCGGCTCCCCCAAGCCCGGCCTCACCGATCTGCCGTGA
- a CDS encoding protein meaA has product MAVKDQPWIMRTYAGHSSAEASNKLYRANLAKGQTGLSIAFDLPTQIGYDPDHPLAKGEVGKVGVPISNLEDLDRLLDGIPLDRMNTSMTINATAAWLLALYIALAKKRGVDPKLLQGTTQNDIVKEYLSRGTYSFPPGPSMRLITDTIVYAVENVPKWNPINICSYHLQEAGATPMQELAYSLCNAIAVLDSVKSRGFVGAELSASVGRISFFVNAGLRFVEEMCKMRAFTEMWDEIASSRYGVKDPKERRFRYGVQVNSLGLTERQAENNIVRIAYEALGVTLSKNARARSLQLPAWNEALGLPRPWDQQLSLRLQQILAHETDLLEYPDLFDGSPVVRAKVEELKKDTRAEMDRIDTMGGILRAVETGYVKQRLVESNSTRVRAIESGDQIVVGVNKFQESEVSPLTAESKEQFFRVDPQAEKDQIQRLHTFRRKRDRRRVEAALSALRRSAIEGTNLMSASIEAAEAGVTTGEWAGVLREVFGEYRAPTGVAPSVGAAASNGLAGVRERMREIQQRLGHKIRILVGKPGLDGHSNGAEQIAVRARDAGMEVIYAGIRLTPGQIVASALQEGVDLVGLSILSGSHVELVGDIMSLMKQEGLQEKPVVVGGIIPASDHTVLLGLGVKRIYTPKDFELNSIMLDLIELAGEARRLPTT; this is encoded by the coding sequence ATGGCGGTCAAAGATCAGCCGTGGATCATGCGGACGTACGCGGGACATTCGTCCGCCGAGGCGTCCAACAAGCTCTACCGCGCCAATCTCGCCAAGGGTCAGACCGGGCTGAGCATCGCATTCGATCTGCCCACACAAATCGGATACGACCCGGACCATCCGCTGGCTAAAGGTGAGGTCGGAAAAGTCGGGGTGCCGATCTCCAACTTGGAAGACCTCGACCGTCTCCTGGACGGCATTCCGCTCGATCGGATGAACACGTCCATGACGATCAATGCGACGGCGGCCTGGCTCCTGGCCCTCTACATCGCCTTGGCGAAGAAGCGCGGGGTCGATCCGAAACTGTTGCAGGGCACGACGCAGAACGACATTGTGAAGGAGTATCTTTCAAGGGGGACCTACAGCTTTCCTCCGGGCCCTTCCATGCGGCTCATCACCGACACGATCGTGTACGCGGTGGAAAACGTGCCCAAATGGAATCCGATCAACATTTGCAGCTACCACCTCCAGGAGGCGGGAGCGACACCGATGCAGGAGCTCGCCTACTCCTTGTGCAACGCGATTGCGGTATTGGACAGCGTGAAGTCACGCGGATTCGTCGGGGCCGAGCTGTCCGCTTCCGTCGGCCGCATTTCCTTCTTTGTCAATGCCGGCCTCCGGTTTGTCGAGGAAATGTGCAAAATGAGGGCGTTCACGGAGATGTGGGATGAGATTGCGAGTTCCCGCTACGGCGTGAAGGATCCGAAGGAGCGGCGATTCCGGTACGGCGTACAAGTCAACTCTTTGGGGCTCACCGAGCGCCAGGCGGAAAATAACATTGTGCGGATCGCCTATGAAGCCCTCGGAGTGACCTTGTCGAAAAATGCCCGCGCGCGGTCTCTACAGCTTCCCGCTTGGAACGAAGCGCTCGGACTGCCCCGGCCCTGGGACCAACAACTTTCGCTCCGGCTTCAGCAGATCCTGGCGCACGAAACGGATCTTCTCGAATACCCGGATCTGTTCGACGGATCGCCGGTGGTCCGGGCCAAGGTGGAAGAACTCAAGAAGGACACTCGGGCCGAGATGGACCGGATCGATACCATGGGTGGAATCCTGCGGGCCGTGGAGACGGGGTACGTGAAGCAGAGACTAGTCGAATCCAATTCGACGCGTGTGCGGGCCATCGAGTCCGGTGATCAGATTGTGGTAGGGGTGAACAAGTTTCAGGAATCCGAAGTGTCGCCCCTCACGGCCGAATCGAAAGAACAATTTTTCCGAGTGGACCCGCAGGCCGAGAAGGACCAGATTCAACGTCTCCATACATTCAGGCGGAAGCGGGATCGCCGCCGTGTGGAAGCGGCGTTGTCGGCGCTCCGCCGGTCGGCCATCGAGGGGACGAACCTCATGTCGGCGTCGATCGAAGCCGCCGAAGCGGGGGTGACCACCGGCGAGTGGGCGGGGGTGCTGCGTGAAGTGTTCGGGGAGTACCGTGCTCCCACAGGAGTGGCGCCCAGCGTGGGTGCCGCCGCATCGAACGGCCTTGCCGGGGTGCGGGAGAGGATGCGCGAGATCCAGCAGCGTCTCGGACACAAGATAAGGATTCTGGTCGGCAAGCCCGGATTGGACGGTCACAGCAATGGAGCGGAGCAGATCGCCGTCCGTGCACGGGACGCGGGCATGGAGGTGATTTACGCCGGAATACGACTCACACCGGGACAGATCGTCGCCTCGGCCTTGCAGGAGGGCGTCGATCTGGTGGGCCTGAGCATTCTGTCGGGATCTCACGTGGAGTTGGTGGGCGACATCATGTCCCTCATGAAGCAGGAAGGGCTTCAGGAGAAGCCCGTGGTGGTGGGCGGAATCATCCCGGCCTCGGACCACACCGTTCTCCTGGGTCTTGGCGTCAAACGGATCTACACGCCCAAGGATTTCGAGCTGAACTCCATCATGCTGGACCTCATCGAACTGGCCGGGGAGGCCCGGAGGCTTCCGACGACCTGA
- a CDS encoding fibronectin type III domain-containing protein translates to MPAPQNVRSVIGENNVTLSWDLVAGARGYLVYHDTKSAARKGKGLSIGNSPADVGNVSRVLIDGLEPSLTYFFEVSATAPDGEGPASPEISVALGAITAAPEPPRNLQARTGNASVALSWEASAGAAEYRIYYGAKTGGPYEGKEAKEGASPVSITGALNARLTGLNNGQVYFFAVSALNSKSESERSGEVSATPLVDLSDKPPTPDVPAQPSQPDARSTCIVGSSKIGSCILG, encoded by the coding sequence TTGCCTGCGCCGCAGAACGTCCGATCCGTCATCGGCGAGAACAATGTGACGCTTTCGTGGGACCTCGTGGCGGGGGCCCGCGGGTACCTGGTTTACCACGACACGAAAAGCGCCGCGCGCAAGGGCAAGGGGCTTTCAATCGGGAATTCACCGGCCGACGTTGGGAATGTGTCGAGGGTCTTGATCGACGGCTTGGAACCGAGCCTCACGTACTTTTTCGAGGTTTCTGCGACCGCACCCGATGGGGAAGGGCCGGCCTCCCCGGAAATCAGCGTTGCGCTTGGGGCGATCACGGCGGCGCCTGAGCCGCCCAGGAACCTTCAAGCGCGAACGGGAAACGCCTCCGTGGCCCTGTCATGGGAAGCGTCGGCGGGAGCAGCCGAGTACCGGATCTACTATGGCGCGAAGACGGGCGGACCCTACGAGGGCAAGGAAGCGAAGGAGGGTGCCTCGCCGGTGAGCATAACGGGTGCGTTGAATGCGAGGCTGACGGGTCTCAACAACGGTCAGGTTTACTTCTTTGCTGTCTCAGCCCTCAATTCCAAGAGCGAGAGCGAAAGGTCGGGTGAGGTGTCGGCGACTCCGTTGGTGGATTTGTCGGACAAGCCCCCCACGCCGGACGTCCCGGCGCAGCCGTCCCAACCGGATGCAAGATCCACGTGCATTGTAGGGTCGTCCAAGATCGGCTCGTGCATCCTGGGATGA